The genome window TTAAGCTTAGCTGAAAGATAAATTGAAACTCATAATTTCAACTTTTTACAAAATATATACTAGCGGATTATGTTTAGCTACATACTTGAAAGGATACGAAAGCTTTATTATTGGATTACAAGATAAATTTTAGAAATAAAATGAAAATAAGTGATGCCTAAATGGGCTTAAAGTTCCAATTGCAAAAAATATATAGAGCATTGACATCACAATTTAATAGATGTTTGGCGATGTTATATAAGAGTTAGGGGAAAATTAAAATATTATTGTTTTCATCAAATTCTTATGATGTAAATTTATCGATTCTTTCTATAAATTCAGCATTTTCAGTGAACCAATCCAGAATTTATAGTTGGTCTGATAAAATTGCTCCCAGTGAACGTATTCCCTTTAAGTAAAATCTCGAATTCTCCACGCATGTGGGGTTGAACCACAGGCGGTAACTGGATCGGTTAAGGCAGTTGTAGATCTCACCGCTTGAAATTTCTAAATTGATTAATCTATCAGGAAAACAAACGCCTTAACACTCACTATTTTATTGATCGCAAACCAGTCTTCTTACATTTGGGACAAATTCAACTTGACTTAGCTTGGCTAGCGCATCTCTCGCATCCTGAGAATCCGCATTTCTCACAATTTACTCTATGATATACGAGGCTAATAGTTGTTTTGCAATTTCCACACTTATTCATTTTCTTGATCTCCGTTTTCCTCTAATTGTTATATTTTACGAAAATTCCAAAACTAGGAATTTATATCTATATCATCTGAATTTTCTTTTCCAAGAATTAACAATTCAGATCGCAATTTAGCATTTTGAAACTGGAGTTTCTCAATTTCATTATTTAGTTTACAAATTCTTTTATCAAAAAAACTGAAATTTAAAATTTCTGATTTAATCTTTGGCATATATAAGAATCCACTGATCGCGATATTAATTGATTTCATGATAAAAACTTCGATATTCTTCCAAATTGAATAAAAAGATTTCCTGGATTTTCGGTGTAATATATAGCTATAAATATCAATTAATTCTGTTTCTTGGATTAGATATTGAAGTCCAATAATATCATCTTTTGAAAGCAAGTTAATCCACATTATACAGTTCAACATACTATAGGAATTGAGTATTATCAAGAAAGGATTAAGAAAATAAATATTCCAACTATAGATTATTAAAGAAATGAACAAACCAATAGTCATTAAGATAAAATAAATTGAACCTATTTCATTTTCCAAAATTATAAACCAAATCTACTAAGAGCATTATGGAATTCTATATCTTCAGGAGTAAGATAGTCTAAAGCAGTATTTCCAAAATCATCTTCCTCTAGAGGATTCAAATTCAGATAATCTAAACAATCCTCAAAAAGCTCCAAATCTCGATTCATAGCTGCAAGATGAATTAGTGTTTGAGATTTTTCATTTTTATAAGTTGTAAGAATGAGCTTACAATTATTCTCTCCAACATAAAATTCTCTTAATTTCGAATTTCCTTGCAGATACAATTTGTACTGGAAAATCTCATTAACCATATTTCTCTGGAGCTCATTAAAAAATAAATCCATTCCCTCTGCTATTTTTTGATCATAGAGTGATATTAACCAGCTAGTGATATCTTGAGATTTCAATGCTGAGAATAGAATTGAGTTTCCGTCCTGATTATAAGAGTTCAAATCCTCCTCGATCAAAGAATCTAATATCATACCATTATCCATATAATCGGATTCTTTTATTCGAATAGCATCAGATAGGTCATTTGTCAATAGTTCCAGCTTCTCTAATTCTCTTATAGTTTTTCTAGAAATTTGAATGCAAACATTGGACTTACTTCTTAATTTTTCACCTCTTCTTTTAATAATAATTAATAGATAATTAATATTTATCATCAGAGCGGTTGCTCTACTAAATCTTCCATTTTGAATCGCATCTAAGATCTCATCTCGTAATTTGCTCTTTTCTTTAAATTCTTTCACTGATTTAATTCCCCTTTTCTCTACATACATATACGTATACGGAGCCTAATAATTCAGCGGTTTTAGAATTTTTTTTCCAATTTTGAGAAATTTTTTCAATTCCTTGATTATATTTAATTATAATAATATATTTTTAATATAATTACTATTAGTTGATAGTTTGTTGACATATTCTTCCACCTATAACCAATGGTCATCCTTAGGAGAGAAATATGAAAATACGAATCCATAGAGGTGCCAATGAAATTGGAGGAAATTGCATCGAGGTAGAATCGAACGGAGAAAGAATTATTCTAGATATTGGGTTACCGCTAGAAGCCGAAAAACTTGGCAATGATTATAAACATTACTTACCGGCAATCGATGGATTGAATGGATCATTACATAATCTATTAGCTATACTCATTTCTCATCCGCATATTGATCATTATGGATTGTTGAAGTATGTAAATCCAGAAATACCTTTGGGGATGGGAAAGAATGCTTGGAATATATTAAATTCTGCAAGATTTTTTAAAATCGATCAATGGGTAGTACCTAAGATAAAATTTGAATTCGAACATCGAAAAGAATTTACAATAGGGAATTTTAAAATTACACCATATCTCGTTGACCATTCGGCATTTGACTCATATTCATTGTTGATTGAATCAGAAGGAAAACGGATCTTTTACACCGGAGATTTCCGCCTACACGGAAAGAAATCTAAGATGATGGAATCTTTGATTCAAGCACCACCAACTAATATAGATCTACTTCTCATGGAAGGAACAAATATTTCGGAGTCAAAAAAGGATCGAAGAGAAACTACAGAAGATGATTTACTAGAATCCTTTTACGATGTAATCAAAACATCGAAAGGGATCACTCTGATCCAGACATCCTCGCAGAACATTGATAGAATTGTTACCATTTATAAAGCTTGCAGAAAAGCAGGCAAAAAGCTCGTCATTGATTTGTATACTGCCATGATTCTAAAAGCTACAGGTTCCACTTCGATCCCACAATCACACTGGGATGGAATAGAACTGTATCTTACTAGACATCAAAGATATAAAGTAATAAGCGCAAATTTATTTTCAGATCTGACACTCCATTCCAAAAATAGAATTTACTTAGAACAGTTAATCAATTTCCCAAATAATAAAGTTCTAATATTTCGTCCAAGTATGCTTAAGGACTTTATAAAGAATGAGAGTCTATTCGTGAATGCTAAATTTATATATTCCTTATGGGAAGGATATTGGGAAAGAGAAAGTAATAGATATTTTAAATCCTTGATTGAAAGAAATAATATTACAAAAATTTCCATACACACGTCTGGACATGTTTATCCAAAGGATTGGTTACGATTTGGTCAAGCCTTCGCAGCCAAATCAATGATTCCGATCCATAGCTTTGCAAGTAGCAGTTATAAAGAATATTTCCCAAATACAATTGCATACAAAGAGGGAGAATGGCATGAAATTTGATATTCGCCTCATTCCAGATTACGAATCATCGAGTCTTATTATCGCTCCACCAATTAATTGCAATTATAAGAGGGTTAAAATACAAAATGTCTATCAATCTATATTTCAAGAAATAAGTACTGAAATACCTATAGTTGAGTATGATCCACAATTTATTTTGGCTCCGGATATTTGGATTCGCGATTTCGCACCTATTCCAGCGTTTCAAAATAATCTCCATAAATTATTTATTTCATTCATTTATAAACCAAACTATATTAGAAATTCTGAGATTGATTATATAAATCTCGGTGATGACTTTTCTAAATCCTATTCGAACTATGCGAATATACCTCTTATCAAAATTCCTATTGTTTTAGATGGAGGAAATTTATGCCACAATGGAAAAACCTGTATTGTTACAGAAAGAATCTTATTTGATAATCCCAAACTTAGTTCTCGCGAGATAAGAAAATTGTTTCTTAGCATCGGAATTGAAAATCTGATCATCATACCCACTGAACCGGGAGATATTACAGGGCATACCGACGGAACCATTCGTTTCGTGAATCAAAATACCTTGGTAATATCTAAATATAATAAAACTCGAAAAGATTTAAACAATTATTTAGATTCGATACGTAAGCAAATCATAATGGAATCAAAAACTGAATTGAATTTTATTTGTTTATATAATGATAATCCTGAAAATAATTTGAAAGAAGGAATCCCATCGTGTATTGGGAATTATATAAATTTTATTCAAACAAAATCTCATATAATTTTTCCTAATTACAAGCAAAGCGAAAAAAAGATTCGAGCCATCAATGAAAATGCTTTGCAGAGATTAGGTAAAAAAGTATTGTCGACCAAACAACCAATCGATTCGATCGCACAGTATGGTGGATCTTTGAACTGTTTGGTGGGAAATTTTTAGGGAAGCAGGGAATATAATAAAGGAAAATATTTATGGGTGAGTTTAAATTAATGATAGAAGATCAAGGCAATTTAGTTGTTAATATAAAAGAAAAGGATATGAATTGGGGTGAATTCATGTACTATTCTAGACATACCAACTCAAATTATGGTGGCTGGAACAATAAATCTCATTGGATGAAGATGGTTGACTTCCT of Leptospira sp. GIMC2001 contains these proteins:
- a CDS encoding MBL fold metallo-hydrolase, whose translation is MKIRIHRGANEIGGNCIEVESNGERIILDIGLPLEAEKLGNDYKHYLPAIDGLNGSLHNLLAILISHPHIDHYGLLKYVNPEIPLGMGKNAWNILNSARFFKIDQWVVPKIKFEFEHRKEFTIGNFKITPYLVDHSAFDSYSLLIESEGKRIFYTGDFRLHGKKSKMMESLIQAPPTNIDLLLMEGTNISESKKDRRETTEDDLLESFYDVIKTSKGITLIQTSSQNIDRIVTIYKACRKAGKKLVIDLYTAMILKATGSTSIPQSHWDGIELYLTRHQRYKVISANLFSDLTLHSKNRIYLEQLINFPNNKVLIFRPSMLKDFIKNESLFVNAKFIYSLWEGYWERESNRYFKSLIERNNITKISIHTSGHVYPKDWLRFGQAFAAKSMIPIHSFASSSYKEYFPNTIAYKEGEWHEI
- a CDS encoding agmatine deiminase family protein; amino-acid sequence: MKFDIRLIPDYESSSLIIAPPINCNYKRVKIQNVYQSIFQEISTEIPIVEYDPQFILAPDIWIRDFAPIPAFQNNLHKLFISFIYKPNYIRNSEIDYINLGDDFSKSYSNYANIPLIKIPIVLDGGNLCHNGKTCIVTERILFDNPKLSSREIRKLFLSIGIENLIIIPTEPGDITGHTDGTIRFVNQNTLVISKYNKTRKDLNNYLDSIRKQIIMESKTELNFICLYNDNPENNLKEGIPSCIGNYINFIQTKSHIIFPNYKQSEKKIRAINENALQRLGKKVLSTKQPIDSIAQYGGSLNCLVGNF